Proteins found in one Haloferax litoreum genomic segment:
- a CDS encoding secondary thiamine-phosphate synthase enzyme YjbQ, with amino-acid sequence MHRTFDVRTERRLQALDVTGRVADVLPADYDGICTVFSRHTTTGVCVNEAESRLLSDIESMLAESVADDGWEHDELDGNADSHLRALLVGNGVSIPVVDGEIDLGTWQSVLLVECDGPRTRTVTVATP; translated from the coding sequence ATGCACCGTACCTTCGACGTCCGAACAGAGCGACGACTGCAGGCCCTCGACGTCACCGGCCGGGTCGCCGACGTACTCCCTGCCGACTACGACGGCATCTGTACCGTCTTCTCACGGCACACGACGACCGGAGTCTGCGTCAACGAAGCCGAATCGCGTCTGCTGAGTGATATCGAGTCGATGCTCGCAGAGAGCGTCGCCGACGACGGGTGGGAACACGACGAACTGGACGGGAACGCCGACTCGCACCTCCGCGCCCTCCTCGTCGGGAACGGCGTCTCGATTCCGGTCGTCGATGGCGAGATAGACCTCGGTACGTGGCAATCAGTCCTCCTCGTCGAGTGTGATGGTCCGCGGACGCGGACGGTGACTGTGGCGACGCCTTGA
- a CDS encoding DUF5794 domain-containing protein, translating into MGLPLVDGIFPALIIAGALTTASGDPSVTGILQTGLLIFGGSATVAVILAEMDGTRREQLTSILLLGALLVPVAVAEAAVAETIETLINFEVFHRFAGLVILAIAAKTASSKVGEYLPSPSVIVGLGLVASFNPAGFELIVRPDMTRLVSAGAAAGTGVAFAGSVAMFAPRLRGSVDIDLFRFGSSVALGMLALDVLGLMPTKAPVALGVLGVTALFAFDPGASGDDVAEFDDITVTDGPATDGRMAAGAVADGGDDVAAADAVEEPNTTVDADDDVDSDEFEDLSDESTEEDATEPGYGYPGEEGSRAPWL; encoded by the coding sequence ATGGGTCTGCCTCTCGTCGACGGAATCTTCCCTGCGCTCATCATCGCGGGGGCACTGACCACTGCGTCGGGAGACCCGTCTGTCACGGGTATCCTCCAGACCGGACTGCTCATCTTCGGTGGGTCCGCCACCGTCGCGGTCATCCTCGCTGAGATGGACGGAACGCGCCGCGAGCAACTCACGTCTATCCTGCTGCTCGGCGCACTTCTCGTCCCCGTGGCCGTCGCAGAGGCCGCCGTCGCAGAGACCATCGAGACGCTGATAAACTTCGAAGTGTTCCACCGCTTCGCTGGCCTCGTCATCCTGGCTATCGCCGCAAAGACGGCCTCGTCGAAGGTGGGTGAGTACCTCCCCTCGCCGAGCGTCATCGTCGGCCTCGGTCTCGTGGCGAGTTTCAACCCCGCGGGCTTCGAACTCATCGTCAGGCCCGACATGACGCGCCTCGTCAGCGCTGGCGCGGCGGCAGGGACCGGCGTCGCGTTCGCTGGGTCCGTCGCCATGTTTGCCCCCCGTCTGCGCGGGTCGGTCGATATCGACCTGTTCCGGTTCGGAAGTTCCGTCGCACTCGGCATGCTGGCACTCGACGTGCTCGGTCTGATGCCGACGAAGGCCCCAGTCGCACTCGGCGTCCTCGGCGTCACGGCGCTGTTCGCCTTCGACCCCGGTGCATCCGGTGACGACGTCGCCGAGTTCGACGACATCACCGTCACCGACGGTCCAGCGACCGACGGCAGGATGGCTGCAGGCGCAGTCGCAGACGGTGGCGACGACGTCGCCGCCGCCGACGCTGTCGAGGAACCGAACACCACGGTCGACGCAGACGACGACGTGGACTCGGACGAGTTCGAGGACCTCTCGGACGAATCCACGGAAGAAGACGCCACCGAACCGGGATACGGTTATCCCGGTGAAGAAGGCTCTCGCGCCCCGTGGCTCTGA